The following are from one region of the Gloeomargarita lithophora Alchichica-D10 genome:
- a CDS encoding DUF4160 domain-containing protein: protein MPTLLRLGSYRFFCYAGDRDEPPHTHVERDQAQAKFWLTPVRLQSNKGFSRVEINRLQKLVEAHQEHLLEGWHDFFNH from the coding sequence GCCTACATTGCTAAGGCTCGGTTCATATCGTTTTTTCTGTTATGCGGGAGATCGAGATGAGCCGCCCCATACTCATGTAGAGCGGGATCAGGCTCAAGCTAAGTTTTGGCTTACCCCTGTGCGGCTACAATCCAATAAAGGCTTTAGTCGTGTGGAGATCAATCGTCTTCAAAAATTGGTTGAAGCACATCAAGAGCATTTACTAGAGGGTTGGCATGACTTCTTTAACCATTAA